In Alkalihalobacillus sp. TS-13, the following are encoded in one genomic region:
- a CDS encoding sigma-70 family RNA polymerase sigma factor has protein sequence MEFVLKEPFEKVLANYDPLIKTMIRRYSHSLEFDESYQIGRIALWEAYKRFDPDKGAFPAYAQRYLSGRFLQIMNKKYVIMVHAEEHTLEENNSFVVPYLDDLIVNDYLQNLSERERLYVNEIILKQGSMKELARIERVSYETVRSWRKNALVKLRIKGTAMKKDK, from the coding sequence ATGGAGTTCGTCTTGAAAGAACCATTTGAAAAAGTGCTTGCAAATTATGATCCATTAATCAAAACAATGATCAGAAGGTATTCCCATAGCCTGGAATTCGATGAATCATATCAGATCGGCAGGATCGCCCTTTGGGAAGCCTATAAACGTTTTGATCCAGACAAGGGGGCGTTCCCCGCTTATGCTCAACGTTACCTTTCTGGTAGATTCCTGCAAATAATGAATAAGAAATATGTGATCATGGTCCATGCAGAAGAGCACACTTTAGAAGAAAATAATTCGTTTGTTGTTCCTTATCTAGATGACCTTATCGTTAATGACTATTTACAGAATCTATCTGAGCGGGAACGACTATATGTCAACGAAATTATTTTGAAACAGGGAAGCATGAAAGAGTTAGCGCGTATCGAAAGAGTGTCATATGAGACTGTCCGCTCGTGGCGGAAGAATGCTTTGGTTAAATTACGGATAAAAGGAACAGCCATGAAAAAAGATAAGTAA